A window from Malania oleifera isolate guangnan ecotype guangnan chromosome 7, ASM2987363v1, whole genome shotgun sequence encodes these proteins:
- the LOC131159242 gene encoding beta-glucosidase 24-like isoform X1 yields MAMAVQGGSLCFSSVVLLLFLAQYANATSLNCDRFPELSSPASGLRRRELWANRFSSPGFLREPSSDDALVRSDFPPDFIFGSATAAYQVEGAAHEDGRGPSVWDIFSEGSPERISDGSNGSVAIDFYHRYKDDVALMKEIGMDAFRFSISWSRVLPGGSLKNGGVNPQGIKFYNDLINEVISQGMTPYVTLFHWDAPQGLEDEYNGFLSRKIVKDFKDFAKVCFDNFGDRVKHWITLNEPWTFSVYGYDYGYHAPGRCSTWVNENCTAGNSSTEPYIVAHNLLLSHAAAVQLYRKKYQAVQKGQIGLTLNLFWMVNYTDSQCDIEAAERATDFMYGWFLHPTTYGDYPCSMKDIVQDRLPKFTAKQSKLLKKSYDFVGVNYYTARYAANNPYSNRVNVSYMNDFLVDLETEKDGEPIGTASDLSWLYVYPSGIKDLLKYTKEKYDNPTIYVTENGYSESNNKSKPLKESLNDTTRIDYYKSHLEYVQAAINEDEVDVKGFFTWSFADNYEWSDGYTARFGIVFIDYDDDLKRYPKSTTCWLQKFLQN; encoded by the exons ATGGCTATGGCAGTTCAGGGTGGTTCTCTTTGCTTCTCCTCTGTAGTCTTGTTACTATTTCTTGCACAATATGCCAATGCTACATCCTTGAACTGTGATCGCTTCCCAGAGCTCTCTTCGCCGGCATCTGGGCTTCGGCGCCGAGAGCTTTGGGCTAATCGATTCTCTTCCCCTGGCTTTCTTAGGGAACCCTCCTCTGATGATGCCCTAGTCAGGAGTGATTTTCCACCTGACTTCATTTTTGGTTCTGCAACAGCTGCTTACCAG GTGGAAGGAGCAGCACACGAAGATGGTCGAGGGCCAAGTGTTTGGGACATCTTCAGTGAGGGATCTCCTg AGAGGATATCTGATGGAAGCAATGGAAGCGTGGCCATTGATTTTTATCATCGTTATAAG GATGACGTAGCTTTGATGAAGGAAATAGGAATGGATGCTTTTCGGTTCTCCATCTCTTGGTCTAGAGTATTGCCTG GTGGAAGCCTAAAAAATGGGGGAGTAAACCCTCAAGGAATCAAATTTTACAATGATCTTATCAATGAGGTTATTAGTCaag gTATGACACCCTATGTCACCCTTTTTCACTGGGATGCTCCTCAAGGTTTAGAAGATGAATACAATGGCTTTCTAAGCCGAAAGATTGT GAAGGATTTTAAAGATTTTGCAAAAGTTTGCTTTGATAATTTTGGGGACCGAGTGAAGCATTGGATTACCTTGAACGAGCCATGGACTTTTAGTGTTTATGGGTATGACTATGGTTATCATGCACCGGGCCGGTGTTCCACATGGGTGAATGAAAACTGCACAGCTGGGAACTCATCTACAGAGCCTTACATCGTAGCGCACAATCTCCTTCTTTCTCATGCAGCTGCTGTCCAACTATATAGGAAGAAGTATCAG GCAGTTCAAAAGGGTCAGATTGGATTGACCCTAAACCTGTTTTGGATGGTAAATTACACCGATAGTCAATGTGACATAGAAGCAGCTGAAAGAGCCACAGATTTCATGTATGGATG GTTTCTCCATCCAACAACTTATGGAGATTATCCATGCAGTATGAAAGATATTGTCCAAGATCGGCTACCCAAATTCACTGCTAAGCAATCCAAGTTGTTGAAAAAATCTTATGATTTTGTTGGAGTAAATTACTACACAGCTCGTTATGCAGCAAATAATCCATACTCTAATCGGGTTAATGTTAGCTACATGAACGATTTCCTTGTTGACCTCGAGA CGGAAAAAGATGGAGAACCCATTGGTACAGCG TCGGACTTATCATGGCTCTATGTCTATCCAAGTGGAATTAAGGATCTTCTAAAGTACACCAAGGAGAAATATGACAATCCGACAATTTACGTCACTGAGAATG GGTATAGTGAGTCAAATAATAAGAGTAAACCGCTCAAGGAATCCCTCAATGACACTACGAGAATAGACTACTACAAGTCTCATCTTGAATATGTTCAAGCTGCCATTAATGA GGATGAAGTTGATGTCAAGGGTTTCTTTACATGGTCATTTGCGGACAATTACGAATGGAGTGATGGGTATACTGCAAGGTTTGGGATAGTGTTCATAGATTATGATGATGATTTGAAGAGGTACCCGAAAAGCACCACTTGTTGGCTTCAAAAGTTTCTCCAGAATTAG
- the LOC131159242 gene encoding beta-glucosidase 12-like isoform X3: MKEIGMDAFRFSISWSRVLPGGSLKNGGVNPQGIKFYNDLINEVISQGMTPYVTLFHWDAPQGLEDEYNGFLSRKIVKDFKDFAKVCFDNFGDRVKHWITLNEPWTFSVYGYDYGYHAPGRCSTWVNENCTAGNSSTEPYIVAHNLLLSHAAAVQLYRKKYQAVQKGQIGLTLNLFWMVNYTDSQCDIEAAERATDFMYGWFLHPTTYGDYPCSMKDIVQDRLPKFTAKQSKLLKKSYDFVGVNYYTARYAANNPYSNRVNVSYMNDFLVDLETEKDGEPIGTASDLSWLYVYPSGIKDLLKYTKEKYDNPTIYVTENGYSESNNKSKPLKESLNDTTRIDYYKSHLEYVQAAINEDEVDVKGFFTYSR; the protein is encoded by the exons ATGAAGGAAATAGGAATGGATGCTTTTCGGTTCTCCATCTCTTGGTCTAGAGTATTGCCTG GTGGAAGCCTAAAAAATGGGGGAGTAAACCCTCAAGGAATCAAATTTTACAATGATCTTATCAATGAGGTTATTAGTCaag gTATGACACCCTATGTCACCCTTTTTCACTGGGATGCTCCTCAAGGTTTAGAAGATGAATACAATGGCTTTCTAAGCCGAAAGATTGT GAAGGATTTTAAAGATTTTGCAAAAGTTTGCTTTGATAATTTTGGGGACCGAGTGAAGCATTGGATTACCTTGAACGAGCCATGGACTTTTAGTGTTTATGGGTATGACTATGGTTATCATGCACCGGGCCGGTGTTCCACATGGGTGAATGAAAACTGCACAGCTGGGAACTCATCTACAGAGCCTTACATCGTAGCGCACAATCTCCTTCTTTCTCATGCAGCTGCTGTCCAACTATATAGGAAGAAGTATCAG GCAGTTCAAAAGGGTCAGATTGGATTGACCCTAAACCTGTTTTGGATGGTAAATTACACCGATAGTCAATGTGACATAGAAGCAGCTGAAAGAGCCACAGATTTCATGTATGGATG GTTTCTCCATCCAACAACTTATGGAGATTATCCATGCAGTATGAAAGATATTGTCCAAGATCGGCTACCCAAATTCACTGCTAAGCAATCCAAGTTGTTGAAAAAATCTTATGATTTTGTTGGAGTAAATTACTACACAGCTCGTTATGCAGCAAATAATCCATACTCTAATCGGGTTAATGTTAGCTACATGAACGATTTCCTTGTTGACCTCGAGA CGGAAAAAGATGGAGAACCCATTGGTACAGCG TCGGACTTATCATGGCTCTATGTCTATCCAAGTGGAATTAAGGATCTTCTAAAGTACACCAAGGAGAAATATGACAATCCGACAATTTACGTCACTGAGAATG GGTATAGTGAGTCAAATAATAAGAGTAAACCGCTCAAGGAATCCCTCAATGACACTACGAGAATAGACTACTACAAGTCTCATCTTGAATATGTTCAAGCTGCCATTAATGA GGATGAAGTTGATGTCAAGGGTTTCTTT
- the LOC131159242 gene encoding beta-glucosidase 12-like isoform X2 — translation MKEIGMDAFRFSISWSRVLPGGSLKNGGVNPQGIKFYNDLINEVISQGMTPYVTLFHWDAPQGLEDEYNGFLSRKIVKDFKDFAKVCFDNFGDRVKHWITLNEPWTFSVYGYDYGYHAPGRCSTWVNENCTAGNSSTEPYIVAHNLLLSHAAAVQLYRKKYQAVQKGQIGLTLNLFWMVNYTDSQCDIEAAERATDFMYGWFLHPTTYGDYPCSMKDIVQDRLPKFTAKQSKLLKKSYDFVGVNYYTARYAANNPYSNRVNVSYMNDFLVDLETEKDGEPIGTASDLSWLYVYPSGIKDLLKYTKEKYDNPTIYVTENGYSESNNKSKPLKESLNDTTRIDYYKSHLEYVQAAINEDEVDVKGFFTWSR, via the exons ATGAAGGAAATAGGAATGGATGCTTTTCGGTTCTCCATCTCTTGGTCTAGAGTATTGCCTG GTGGAAGCCTAAAAAATGGGGGAGTAAACCCTCAAGGAATCAAATTTTACAATGATCTTATCAATGAGGTTATTAGTCaag gTATGACACCCTATGTCACCCTTTTTCACTGGGATGCTCCTCAAGGTTTAGAAGATGAATACAATGGCTTTCTAAGCCGAAAGATTGT GAAGGATTTTAAAGATTTTGCAAAAGTTTGCTTTGATAATTTTGGGGACCGAGTGAAGCATTGGATTACCTTGAACGAGCCATGGACTTTTAGTGTTTATGGGTATGACTATGGTTATCATGCACCGGGCCGGTGTTCCACATGGGTGAATGAAAACTGCACAGCTGGGAACTCATCTACAGAGCCTTACATCGTAGCGCACAATCTCCTTCTTTCTCATGCAGCTGCTGTCCAACTATATAGGAAGAAGTATCAG GCAGTTCAAAAGGGTCAGATTGGATTGACCCTAAACCTGTTTTGGATGGTAAATTACACCGATAGTCAATGTGACATAGAAGCAGCTGAAAGAGCCACAGATTTCATGTATGGATG GTTTCTCCATCCAACAACTTATGGAGATTATCCATGCAGTATGAAAGATATTGTCCAAGATCGGCTACCCAAATTCACTGCTAAGCAATCCAAGTTGTTGAAAAAATCTTATGATTTTGTTGGAGTAAATTACTACACAGCTCGTTATGCAGCAAATAATCCATACTCTAATCGGGTTAATGTTAGCTACATGAACGATTTCCTTGTTGACCTCGAGA CGGAAAAAGATGGAGAACCCATTGGTACAGCG TCGGACTTATCATGGCTCTATGTCTATCCAAGTGGAATTAAGGATCTTCTAAAGTACACCAAGGAGAAATATGACAATCCGACAATTTACGTCACTGAGAATG GGTATAGTGAGTCAAATAATAAGAGTAAACCGCTCAAGGAATCCCTCAATGACACTACGAGAATAGACTACTACAAGTCTCATCTTGAATATGTTCAAGCTGCCATTAATGA GGATGAAGTTGATGTCAAGGGTTTCTTTACATGG
- the LOC131159242 gene encoding beta-glucosidase 12-like isoform X4 produces the protein MKEIGMDAFRFSISWSRVLPGGSLKNGGVNPQGIKFYNDLINEVISQGMTPYVTLFHWDAPQGLEDEYNGFLSRKIVKDFKDFAKVCFDNFGDRVKHWITLNEPWTFSVYGYDYGYHAPGRCSTWVNENCTAGNSSTEPYIVAHNLLLSHAAAVQLYRKKYQAVQKGQIGLTLNLFWMVNYTDSQCDIEAAERATDFMYGWFLHPTTYGDYPCSMKDIVQDRLPKFTAKQSKLLKKSYDFVGVNYYTARYAANNPYSNRVNVSYMNDFLVDLETEKDGEPIGTASDLSWLYVYPSGIKDLLKYTKEKYDNPTIYVTENGYSESNNKSKPLKESLNDTTRIDYYKSQLEHIQDETCSSLFS, from the exons ATGAAGGAAATAGGAATGGATGCTTTTCGGTTCTCCATCTCTTGGTCTAGAGTATTGCCTG GTGGAAGCCTAAAAAATGGGGGAGTAAACCCTCAAGGAATCAAATTTTACAATGATCTTATCAATGAGGTTATTAGTCaag gTATGACACCCTATGTCACCCTTTTTCACTGGGATGCTCCTCAAGGTTTAGAAGATGAATACAATGGCTTTCTAAGCCGAAAGATTGT GAAGGATTTTAAAGATTTTGCAAAAGTTTGCTTTGATAATTTTGGGGACCGAGTGAAGCATTGGATTACCTTGAACGAGCCATGGACTTTTAGTGTTTATGGGTATGACTATGGTTATCATGCACCGGGCCGGTGTTCCACATGGGTGAATGAAAACTGCACAGCTGGGAACTCATCTACAGAGCCTTACATCGTAGCGCACAATCTCCTTCTTTCTCATGCAGCTGCTGTCCAACTATATAGGAAGAAGTATCAG GCAGTTCAAAAGGGTCAGATTGGATTGACCCTAAACCTGTTTTGGATGGTAAATTACACCGATAGTCAATGTGACATAGAAGCAGCTGAAAGAGCCACAGATTTCATGTATGGATG GTTTCTCCATCCAACAACTTATGGAGATTATCCATGCAGTATGAAAGATATTGTCCAAGATCGGCTACCCAAATTCACTGCTAAGCAATCCAAGTTGTTGAAAAAATCTTATGATTTTGTTGGAGTAAATTACTACACAGCTCGTTATGCAGCAAATAATCCATACTCTAATCGGGTTAATGTTAGCTACATGAACGATTTCCTTGTTGACCTCGAGA CGGAAAAAGATGGAGAACCCATTGGTACAGCG TCGGACTTATCATGGCTCTATGTCTATCCAAGTGGAATTAAGGATCTTCTAAAGTACACCAAGGAGAAATATGACAATCCGACAATTTACGTCACTGAGAATG GGTATAGTGAGTCAAATAATAAGAGTAAACCGCTCAAGGAATCCCTCAATGACACTACGAGAATAGACTACTACAAGTCT